The window atttcacattttaatccattttttacataaaaaattttcgaaaaattttacggactacacacgcaagtcgagaagtgataaatagtactttttaaggtcttagaatataaaattatttattaaatttaaagatgatattttgggtcatcacaattattTACGAGCACGAATTCGATATTCATAAAAATCTATCTAAAACCCTTAGAGAAAAGTTTGCATTTATCACGTCTTGAAGTTTACTACTTTATGTTGGCTGAATCGTGTTACTTTTTTGGCATCGCGCACACATTGTTTTAAAAGGCTTTTTTGGGACTCGCCCCAGGGCGGAACACTATCAAAACGTCTTGAAATTCATGTGTGGGGCTTAGTTCTCTGAGGCTTACGCCCCCAAGTGCCCGACATTACGCCCTAAACATGCCTAATGCTCAACGCTCGGAACTCGTCCAATAGTTCCTATGCAAATCATGTGTTGAATTCACTAATTTGCACTATTAACTCTCAAATTATTTTAACAAATGAATGATTAAAGTTCTTTTTATCTatagaaatatgaaaattatgaataactcaaataacaaaaTATATTATTGTATATTTACTAATTGAGAAAATCGTGAGCGTgaatatcatttgaatatttattctaaaaatagactgccaaattttatatctttacttgatagattttcatgtcttagttataTGTCTCTCAAAGTTAtcatacattttttattttactatttaaaaataattttatatttactcatgaaggagtaatattttaaattacacttttgaaaaatttattgtgtatttacttttaaataggtaaaatatgcagtttgataatattttgtaagaaattataattttaaattgtttgaaagttaagaggtTGGAGTTAATTTATATTTCATAGTAACTTTAACAGTATTGTattatttatacttataaaatatgctaaatattttattttatatgagttTCTTTAATcctttttagttttcttgaacttttaatgcatcttttatattttattgtgttataatgttatattattaattcataaatttaaaaaattaaagacCCATGAGACTTACGCTTCATGTTTCAAGACTTTCATCTCGTCCCATATTAAGTAAAACGTCCTGCCTCATGCCTTCACCCTTTAAGACACTGCCCACACGTAATGAAATTATATTTAATCATTTTTATAATATAAGTTATATGCGATTGTGAACAATGAGTTTAAACTGAGCCAAAAATAAGACCAATAAATTATGGAGGGACGTTAGTTGAGTTTCGATTAGTTAGAGGGTTTCTATTTGAGCCTACTGCTCAAAAGTTACAAATCTCAAAACCCCCCGGCTTTTACGTCAACTCCAACTAACGAAATCTTCAAGGTTGGGGATTCCGGTATTTTCCAACTTTATTCCTTTCCAATCGCCGATCTCAAAAAAATTTCTCATTCTATACGTCCACCTGATATTTGCTGTTGTATATGAAGACCAACGAATAAATAATTGAGGTAAATCACTCTCTTTTTGTTGTGATTTATACAAAATCCCGATTGATTAACTCGGGATCTATATGATATGGACGTAAGTAAATTTAAATTATGCCGTCTGCTACTTATTGTTGGAAGTTTTTGTCATTTGATTCGGTTTTCCGTTTCGGATCCGGGTTCGGGTTGCCCGAAAACCCGCAGTGCATCTCTCATGAACTTCACATACCAGTTTTCTATGGCACAGCATCAATTGCGTGGTGTGATTAATGTAATAGACGATTGCTCGTTTAAAGTTAGTCAATTTGATATGCTTGAGGGGTCTGACGTGCGTTGGTGGGGTGCCGTGGGTCCCCATTTGGAAAACCTTACGAAGGGTTTTGTAATTTCCGAGCAGAAGTTGAATAAAACTTATAAAAGTGATGGATTTGTTGTGAAATTGATGAAGAATGTGACGTGGGATGATATAAATGTGCTTGCGGTGTGGGATCTTCCCATGGCGTCGGATTTTGGGCACGTAGTGCTGAGGAATTTGACGAATGGGACTGAGTTTTTAGCTCCTTTGCCGAGTTCCGTTAATGGGACGGTGATTAAGGGAAATGGGATGCCTACAATGTTTAATAATTGTAAGGTGTTAGCTGATAATTATAGGGTTAGGTGGACTCTGAATGAGGAAGAGGATGTGGTTGAGATTGGATTAGAGGCAGCAATAGGGTTCTTGACTTACATGGCATTCGGGTGGGCGAATCCGAATGCTTCGAGTAGTTTTATGATTGGTGGTGATGTTACTGTCACGGGGTTTAAGGAGGATTTATCGCCATTCGCTGATGATTATTTCATTACTAAGTATAGTGAGTGTATGATTAGCAAGGATGGGAGGGTTGAGGGTGTTTGTCCTGATACAATATACGAAGGGTCTGATCCAGTCGGGTTAGTGAATAATACGAGATTGGTTTATGGGCATAGGAGGGATGGTGTATCCTTTATTAGGTTTAGGAGGCCGTTGAAGTCCATTGATACAAAGTATGATTTGGCATTGAATCAAAAGGCTACAATGAGAGTGATATGGGCTTTAGGTTTGATAAAGCCTCCGGATAGTCTTCGCCCTTTTTATCTTCCACAGAACCATGGTGGTAGTTACGGGCACTTGACTCTTAATATCTCGGAACATGTTGATGATTGCTTGGGTCCGCTGGATGCGGAAGATAAACAAGATCAAGACCTTGTCATTGCGGATAAAAAAGAACCACTTGTTGTTTCAACAGGTCCAGCTGTGTACTACCCGAATCCTCCAAATCCTTCAAAGGTCCTTTACATCAACAAGAAAGAGGCACCTCTTCTCAGGGTAGAGAGGGGTGTTCCGGTGAAATTTTCAATTCAGGCTGGGCATGATGTTGCATTCTATATAACATCAGATCCACTTGGTGGAAATGCCACATTAAGGAATATCTCTGAGACTATCTACTTTGGGGGCCCTGAAGCACAAGGAGTTCAAGCCAGTCCGACGGAATTAACTTGGGCTCCTGATCGAAACACACCAGATTTAGTTTACTATCAGTCTCTATATGCTAAGAAAATGGGGTGGAAAGTTCAAGTGGTTGATGCAGGTTTGCCTGATATGTATAACAACAGTGTAGTTCTGGATGATCAGCAGGTTACTTTCTTTTGGACGTTGGCTGAAAATTCAATCTCCATTGCAGCTCGAGGGGAGAAGAAGAGTGGTTATTTGGCAATTGGTTTTGGCCGTGGTATGGTGAATAGTTATGCTTACGTGGGATGGGTTGATGACACTGGTAAAGGGAAGGTAAGCACATACTGGATTGATGGAACAGATGCTTCCAGTATTCACCCAACAAATGAGAATCTGACACACGTAAGATGCAAGTTAGAGAATGGCATTGTTACTATGGAATTCACCCGTCCACTACGTCCATCCTGCGATGAGGATGATAAACCAGAATGCAAAAATATTGTTGATCCTACGACACCCCTCAAAGTCATCTGGGCCATGGGTGCTCAATGGTCAGATGACCATCTGAGCGTGAGAAATATGCACTCCGTCACAAGCAGCAGGCCTATCAGGGTGCTGCTCATGCGTGGTTCTGCAGAGGCAGAGGAGGATTTACGGCCAGTGTTAGCTGTACATGGGTTTATGATGTTTCTGGCTTGGGGAATATTGCTGCCAGGTGGAATTTTGGCAGCTAGATACTTGAAACATGTAAAAGGAGATGGGTGGTTTCAGATTCATGTTTATCTACAGTATTCGGGATTAGCAATTGTCTTCCTTGGCTTTCTCTTTGCTGTTGCCGAACTTCGCGGTTTGAGTTTTAGCTCCCTACACGTCAAGTTTGGAATGTTGGCCATAGTTCTTTGTATTGCACAACCTGTCAATGCATACTTACGACCTAAGAAACCTGCGGCAGGGGAGGAGGTTTCTTCGAAACGGCATCTTTGGGAGTATATCCATGTCATTGTAGGCAGGGGTGCCATTGTTGTTGGGGTTGCAGCACTTATAACTGGAATGAAGCATTTAGGAGAGAGGTATGATGATGAAGATGTTCACAGGCTCATGTGGGCTTTAATTCTGTGGTTTCTTGTTGGTGCTTTGACAGTGATGTACCTGGAGTATCGTGAGAGGAAGAGAAGGCGGGATAGAATATCCGGCAGAAGCAATTGGGTTCTGGGTAGTGGTGAGGAGGAGGACATTGACCTCCTCAGTCCAAGCCAGGCAATGGCAGAGAAAGACTCACGGTCCTCTGATCGCATGGAGGTTCAGCTAGAACCAATAAGCAGATAGAGATTCGCATATAGCCATGTTTGTAAATCTGTTATCACAAATTTTGGGGTTGTTTCTAGTCCAACAGTTGCCTGTTTTGATCGCAAGGATTGTTGTTGATAAAGATCTACCTATTACTATATGCCAAGAGATTGGTTCTGTTCCAACTTTTGGGTCCCGGAGAGGAGATACTCAGCTGCCTGTATTGATCCCATCAATGTTTATTGAGGTAGTTCTAAGTTCTAACTAGGAGACAGCAAATTGTTATATTGTGTACATTAGTGATGTACGGTTAAGTTCAATCATACTTAGAATGGATTTGAACTATGTTCCTCCACCCTGTGTCTAAATTGAAAAAGAACACAATGAGAAATAGGATAAAACGGAATTATGCGGGAAGGTACAAACAATTTTTTGTTGCATTTCAGTTTTTCTTCATGCATTATACTGATTATTCGGGCATTTTGTTGCAATTTCAGTGATATTTGAATCCATGCGCACTGGAGTAGAGCTGTCCCTCCATTCATGCGCGATTTATCTATATTTGGATAAGTATTCTGCATGAATTTATTAGAGTATTAATATCTTTGTTTCAGAAGAATGACACGTAACTTTTGTAAATGTTAATGAGACTAATGAACTCTTTTAATACATGGAGAAATGCATATTTGCTGTATTCTTATTGAAAATTTCACGTATCATCAGCATAAAGTAGGCATGTGAATCATGAATCTAATGACGTATTTACTTGCTGAACGGCAAAGAAGAGTAGCAGGTTGTTCGACCCAAATAAAATCCTCAGATCTTGTAAATCAAAAAAGGTAGTTGAATGGCGTGAGGACAATAATGATTCTAGGTAATAAATGCCTTTTACTATTAAAAAAAACAGCAATGTGTATAATATTCAATAAATGACAATATAATGGCACTCATGTAATTAAGAGGCATAATTTAATCAGCAAGAGATGAAACAAAAGAACCTTCCACCTACAATGATTGAACGATAGATCCTCAAACGATTGAGGATTCCTCGGATCTGACGAGAATCTTAATATAAAGTGAAGTCTTGTATTGAGTGAAGAATGAATCTTTTTTCAAAGTGTTGTTTTTACAATTGAGTCTCGCGTGCctatattctctcttttttttctatttatatgaggCATATTCCTAGTAAACCATGATAGTACATGCACAGAGAATATCcacagaatattctctttaacacCCTATTTCGAAAACTAGCCGTTACAACTTCATCGACgatgctcgacctcgaccatGATTGGCACCTCAACCACGACTCTTCGGCTATGAGCTTTACTGCTTCCTGATCCATCTCGACTAGCGACGGCTCGAGAACCCTTTCCTTATTATCTTATTTCAAATATTCTATagcagattttgacccatacagttagtccctcagCTTATTGAGGCCGGAATCAGGCGGGCTTGGTGAGCAGATTATGTTCATTACGGTTGGAACGTTTGTGCGAGCTGATCGAGTCGCGATGATTGAGGCGAACTGGCAACGTGGCTCTTCGTGAGCCGCAAATTTTGGGGTTGTGCTGTCCATGAATCCAAATGACGTCACGACCGTACGCGTCATCATGACGCGTATTCCCGATGCGTCGTTTCGTTTTGCGTGGGACTCCTGATTGGTCATGCCACTTCGATTCCGATGCCAGGCAATGATGAGGCAATTTTTTGGTTCTGGCGCTCGAATTTCCATAAATAGGGATGCGAGGATGCAATCCCGAATTTTACAGACTTCCTGCATCGAAACCTTatatcttcttctttctttttccattATTGCGCATCTTTCCCCTTCAATCCCGCGATCCTTATCGTTTTTAATCCTCTATTGTTTACTACATTCCCCTATTTCATCGAAAACATGTCTAATATACCTTCTGAGTCCAGCAAGGGGAGCGATGCGATCCCATTAGTGATGGTGTTTCCCCCTCATGCGAAGGACGTTTCTGCGACCGCGAGGACGGAAGCTTCCCAACGGTGGAGGAGATAGTTCCTCGTAACCCTGATATCAGGTCCGACTTCTCGAAACTGCCTGAAGTCGACCCCGCAACTTTTAAATCAGCGATGAAAGAGGGTGATTTGATGGAGCTTAAGGCAAAATACGGTCTCCCCAACCATATTGAGTTGATCCCTACCGGGTGGGATGCCGTGCAGGTTCACCGCCCTGGGTACTGCGTCTTCTACGCCTACCCATTCCATGTTGGTTACACTCTTCCTCTTCTTACGCTGGCGGAGGAGTTTTGTCGCTATTACGGTGTTTGCCCGGCTCAACTTGCGTCGTACGTTTACAAACTCTTGAGGATGCTCACCAAGTTTGCGGAGCTGGCCGGGGTCGAACTCTCACTCCGACATTTGACGCACCTATTCGCTCCCAGCTTTTACAGGGGGACGTTGTTGAATCTCCGCCACCGAGGAGGCAAGTGCTTGGTAGTGAAAATGGATGATAAGGCTAACCGCCAATTATGGCTCAACTTCTTCTTTGTCAGAACTGAggatgtggtggccaatgccgaGGGTTTTTCTGAGGTTTGGAATTGTACTTGTAAGTACACGACTTCCTCGTTTGTAAGTATCTAATTCCCCGTCGTGCTTGGCTGTGGTTCTAACCTTCCGTTCTTTTTGTGCAGCTACGCGTTTGCCTCCTCCCTTTGTCGACGATATTTTTGACTGGGTAGGACGGCTTCTTCCTCACATCGTGGGGATACGGGAGTGGCCGGGCTTCGTCAAAAAGTTTGGCCCCCATCCTCCCCCGACTGGTAAGTTATCTTTATTATCAACTTCTTGGTTATTTTCCTTTTAAGTTATCTTTGGCTGATTTTCGCTCTCTTTTGTATTTTCCTTAACTTTAGCCAGGAGGTCTTCGACGAGATCGAGAGCTCCCGCCCCTGCGTTCAGAAAGAGGAAGAACACCAAGGACTCTGCTTCCGCTCCTTCCTCAACGGTGTCATCTTCGGCTCGTGCCCCGGTCCCTTCTTCATTCGTTGCTGCCGCTGCTCATGCCACGGCTCCTCCTGTTGGTATGTCTCGGTCTGCTCCTTCTTCGACCTCTTCATTATATCGTCTTATAGATGAAGACGAGGAGGAGTTGGCACTTGGCGAGGAAGATTTGATGCCTCGCAAGAGGAGGCCCGTGGATACTGGGGACGGGGTTGCTCACGCTGCCGACGTGATGGAAGATGATTTTTCGTTGCGCGAGACGGTGACTATCATCATTGGAGACGAGGGTGAACCGGTATCAGAGATTTCGAGGTCGGTGGAGGCCGATGTCGATGCgtcctccccccctccccccgtgATGATGGAGACAGAAGGGCCAGCCACCGGGGTCTCAGACACTTTGCGGCAAGATGAGCCATCGACTTCGCAACCGGCTGATGACACTTCCTTGCCAACCGGCTGATGTTGGCGATATGCGAATGATGGAGGAAGGTTTCACCCAACTTGAGATAAGGTTGGAGGGGTCTCCGAGGACCATCGCAATCCCTATGGATCGTGATTTGTTAAAGAACACAGAGGACGTGGTCCCTAGCCTTGACCCCTTTGTTCCGAGATAGAGGGCAAGACCCTCATTGTCCATGGACGATGTTGCTCTGTCAAGGAGCATTACTGGTCTTGCCCTTAGAGTGAGTTTCTGGCGttctattttctcttctttttaccTTTGCTTTTGTTTCTGactcatttgttttctttttctggtcGCAGACGATGATATTGGAGATCGAGAGTGCCCAAAGGGAGGAGAGGCGCAGGGCAATTTTTGTGAGATTGCAAAGCAAATACTTTGAGTACCGACGCAAGCACCGGGAACTTCGTCGGTGACTTAATGAGGGGAGCGACATGCAAGCCCTTCGAGACGAGTTAAAGGAGAAAGATGATGAATTGGTAAAGTCCATCAAGAAGTCCAGTGTCCTTGAGGGAACGTTGAGGAGTAAGGAGGAGGAGCTTGAATTCAGCAAGGGCGTGGAGGCCCAGTGTAGTGATCTTCAAGAGCAAGTGGTTGAGCTGCGTAGGCAACTGGAAGAATGTCATCTTAAGTTGCACGGCCTTATGGGTGAAGTTAGTGAGAAGCAGAGCAAGCTTGAGAAGGCGGAATCTTTTCGCGTGGACGCTCAGAGGAGATTGGAGGTACTTGAGCTAGCGAACAACACCCTTCAGGCTGAGCGGGAGAACGACCAGCCCGCGACAAAAACAAAGGAAGAACGACTAGAGGGGAGGGTCGGAGAGCTGGAGAAAGATAACGCCTTCCTTCGTGGTCAGTTGGTCGCATTGGAAGCTGAGAAGGCTCAACTGCTTGCACAACCCTCTTCTTCCCATACTTCGGAATTTCCCAACGTTCCTCGGGCATCGTATGAGGAATGGATTCACGCCGAAGCTCAATTGGAGATATACCGAGATTTATACAAGGCGGGATCCATTTTTGAGGCCGCTCTCGAGGATGTTCGTGTTGAAGCCCGTGAAGCTCGAGTCGCTTGCGGGTATGATCCCACTACTCCTGAGAGCGATGAAGAGGGAGATGATGAAGTCGCGAGCCGTCTTAAAAAGGATGCTTGGTATGATACTGCTTATCTCGACGGCATGGGCGGTGTAAGCGGGGGTGACCAAGGTGGCGAGGACGTCGGTAGTCAGGGCGGTAAAGGCGCGGAAGGCCGTGATGGTGGTGACCAATagtttttcttattctcttttttgtTAACTTTTATGTGTAGTTGGTGGCGTCTTCATGAGCCTTTGTAAAAATGTTTCAAGTATGAAATGCCAACTTCGTTTTTTTGCATATGCTTCTTTTCCTGTGGTTTGTTTTTGTATTTGTATGTTTTTTAATTATGTCGCTTGGCTGCCTTGGTTTTTTCTTATTGGTCGTGATCACTTAATGGCGAGTTGCGGCTAAAGATTGATAGGCATTtgttcaagcgaggtcgaacatGAACTTTTGTTCGAACTGCAGTCGAGGGCCGATATGTGCTAGTTTAAACTAGGTCAGATATAGCCTGAATTTAGTTGTGGCCAAGGgccagtaggtgttagttcgaactgGGTCGAGCATAACCTgaatttaattatggccgagggctagtaggtgttagttcgaacaaggtcgaatataACTTGAATTTAATTATGGTCGAGGGCCAGTAGGtattagttcgaacaaggtcgaacataacctgaatttaattatggccgaggaccagtaggtgttagttcgaacaaggtcgaacataacctcaatttaattatggccgagggccagtaggtgttagTTTGAataaggtcgaacataacctgaatTTTAGAAAGATGTGCTGATAACCATAAAGCTTATTACCTCGGTGTTGTTGCTTTGGTTTCACACATGGAGAAATTTACAAGTTTTTCGTGCATTGGCTGGCGTTCCAGTCCCAGTCCCaatctatctagtcccttcattggtttACCTGGAGAGTATTtgagaggtcgagcaatgaaTTAGTGGTCACGGCGTCGTCCTCGTGTACTTTGACTTAAAGTTTTCCCttcgttgcctcgttaaaaacctccttgagaaaacccaaccgggacaaaactcaagtgagggaaaaaagaaTACGACTTGGGGGACGCTTTATctttttaaaagttgaagtatttgaggtggctaATATTCCAGTTATTTAGTAGCAACTTTCCTTCCATTATTTCTAATTGGAATGATCCTTTATTTGCCTTTTCTGTGATTGTGTACAGACCGTCCTAATTTGTTCCTAACTTGCCTTCCCGTGGGTCTTTGCTCGTTTGTATTTTAGCTTTAAGCAAGTAGTCCCCGACTTTAAGCGGCCTGGCCTTTGCTTTCTTGTTATAATAGCGTTCTCtttgttgtttttgggcgatCATTCGTGTATAGTCCATATCTCTTCATTCTTCGACCTCATCGAGCTCCTGCCTTCGGTTTTCGTCGTTGCTCGTACCGCTCTCATGGGAGTACCTTAGgctgggttctccgacctcgactggtattactGCATCGGTCCCATAGACCAAAGAGTAGGGTGTCTCTTATGTGCTCGTTTTTAGAGTTGTTCGATAAGCCCACAGTACTTTTGGTAATATTTCCGGCCACGGCCAATGCTcctacttccacccatttagataAGTAGTCATTTAAAACTAAAAGGAATCATACGTTACCTCGTCCTGTCGGGAGGGGccccacgatgtccattcctcaTTTGATGAACGACCAAGGTGAGGTGACCGAGTGGAGGTGATCTCCCGCCTGGTGAATCATTGGGGCGTAGTTTTGGCATTGCCCGTATCTTTTTACGAAGTTTGCGGTCTCTTGtttcatggtgggccaatagtatcctgcccgtatgaggcatctgaccagAGCCTGATTATCGGAGTGAGCTCCACAATGGCCTTCGTGGACCTCTTCAAGGACGCATCGAGTTTGGTTTGGGCCCAAGCATTTTGCCAGAGGGCCGCTGTAAGTTCTCTTATACAGGTCGTTGAGAATGATACTGTATCTAGCCGCTTGTATTCTCAGTTTCTTGGCCTCTTTTTTATCATCTGGGAGTACGTCGTCCTGCAAGTATGTAATAATACGATTGCGCCAGTCCCGAGTTAAGTTTATGGTTCTTATCTCGACTTGGTCTAGCGATGAGTTGATGAGGTGGAACACGTTTCTGTCTCCAGTTCTAATGCTTTTGGTGGCTGCGGCTAGCTTAGCAAGGTCATCCGCCTCAGCGTTCTGTGCTCGTGGAATTTGGTCGAGCTGACATTCGTCAAACTCGGGTAGCATTATGCAAATTTCGGTCTGATATTTTTGCAatctttgttccttgatttgaaaagtccctgtgacttgatTGACTACGAGTTGGGAATACAACGTAGTTTTAACCGTTTTACCCCATACTTGAGTGCTAGCGTCAAACTTgtaattacggcctcatactcggcctcgttgttagctATATCCAGGCACCTTATGGACTAGTGAATTGCTTCGTCGGTTGGAACTTTAAGTACGAGTCCTAGTTCGGACCCTGACCCGTTGGACGCACCATCGGTGTACAGGacccagaggtcttgtgtttggggGGAAGTTTGGGCGAATTCTCTTTTAACTTCGAGCATCACTATTGCGCTAATGTCGGCGACGAAGTCAGCGAGCACTTGTGACTTTATCGCGGTTCGCGGCTGGTATGTGATATCGTGCTCGCTTAGCTCGatagcccatttggccagccttcctgatagctcgggtttatgctAAAGGCTTCTTAGGGGGAAAGTCGTTacgaccgagatggggtggcattggaaatacgGTCTAAGTTTTCGCgaagctacgactaaggccaAGGACAGTTTTTCGAGGTGAGGGTACCTCGTCTCGGTGTCGACTAATGATTTGCTAATATAGTAGATGGGGGATTACATACTTTTGCTTTCTCAAACCAGTACTGCGCTCACAGCTACTTTGGATACGGTGGAGTAAACGAGGAGATGGTCCCCCGGTCTCTGGTTTGGAAAGCAATGGTGGCAACTACAAGTATGCCTTTAATTTCTTCACGGCCTGGACGCACTCAGAAGTCCATTGGAGGCCGTTATCCTTCTTAAGTACGCCAAAGAATTTGTGACACCTATCCGACGATCGTGAAATGAACCTTGATAGGGCGGCAATACAGCCAGTCAACCTTTGAACCTGTTTTATGGTGGTCAAGTGTTTCGGTATcccctcgatggctttgatttggtcAGGATTTACCTCGATCCCTCGTTGTGATACCAGGAAACCTAGAAACTTTCCTGAGGACACGCCAAAAACATACTTTTCGGGGTTCAGTTTCATTCCGTACCATCTGAGTATTTCGAAAGTTTCTCTCGGATGGTCGctgtgatcttctttccttttggacttgaccagTATGTCGTTTATATAGACTTTCATCGTTTTGCCGAGCTGGTCCTTGAACATCCTAGTCACCAGCCTTTGGTAAGTTGCCCCCGCGTtatttagcccgaagggcatgaccctgtagcagtacgtcCCTTGATGGGTGGCGAATGTGGTTTTTCCCTGATCCTCTTCTTCCATGAGGATTTTATTATAACCTGAATAAGCATCCAAGAAGCTCAGTAGTTCATGCCCGATCGTTtcatcgatgagttggtcgatatggggtAATGAAAACGAATCCTTGGGGTATGCTTTGTTTAAATTTGTGAAATTCACGCACATCCGtcatttcccattctttcttttcacCGTGACCTCGTTGGCGACCCACTAGGGGTACTTCGACTCCCTGATGGAGCcattttccaacagtttttccaCCTCTTCACGTACCGCGTCATTAATTGCGGAGTTGAATTTACGTCTGACCTATCTTACTGGGGGGTGGAATGGGTCGACATTCAGTTTGTGCGTAGCGATTTCTTTTGGGATACCTGGCaaatctgcatggctgaaagcaaATAAATCTGCGTTAGCTGCTAAGAATTGACGGAATTTACCTGGTTCCTGAAGTTTGCAGCCAGTGTAAGCCTTCTTGCTGCAGTTGTTGAGGTCTAATTGAACGGGATAGAGGTCTTCTATGGTTGTTCATGTAGCTTCGACCATATCTGGGTCTCTGATGTCGTCCCCGTTGTCATCGTGTGCCGACCTCGATCCTGCTGATTGCTataccttttttttctttgtcccTCTTTTGTTGGGTAGCCGAGCTGTCTTGGGTGATGCGGTAGCATTCCCGAGATGTGCGTTGTTCCCCTCGTATACTGAATATTCCCCACGGAGTTGGGAACTTGATGACCTGATATAAACTGGAAGGGACGActctcatggtgtgtatccatggtTGCCATACTATGGCGTTGTACGTTGTGTCTTGGTCCATGATGTGTAATGTGGTTTCCAGAGTGATGCCACCGGCCAGAACGGGGAGTGTGATTTCTCCATATGttcgctcaactgcattgttaaaaccagtTAGCGTGATGCAACACGACACTATCTTATCTTCGAGTTTTATTTGTGCTAGTACTCGAGGATAGATAATACACGCGCCGCTCCCGTCATCTTCCATAATGCGTCTCACTTCGgtatctaaaattcgtaaagtAATAACGAGGGCGCCATTGttacgacccaaatcgatgggccgcgacgggcacccagtaccttactcaaccgagtaccaacataatgtatctttttgtatcatactatcatagataactgagtcggagaggctgccgtgagataagtataatacaacatgaaataccaacttatacttaagaaatacgggcctataaggccaaaataaccactcatacattgaacataggccgacaaggccatacagtcttttacgtacatgacatctgtttaCAAGCCTCTgagaatacataattatcataaaggtcaggacagtgccccgccataccaaacaatacacgtctaaatcatactgaccaaacaagcaactcaggagcaaatggagcgcaccaacaccttccgcta is drawn from Nicotiana tabacum cultivar K326 chromosome 22, ASM71507v2, whole genome shotgun sequence and contains these coding sequences:
- the LOC107825806 gene encoding cytochrome b561, DM13 and DOMON domain-containing protein At5g54830-like, which translates into the protein MDVSKFKLCRLLLIVGSFCHLIRFSVSDPGSGCPKTRSASLMNFTYQFSMAQHQLRGVINVIDDCSFKVSQFDMLEGSDVRWWGAVGPHLENLTKGFVISEQKLNKTYKSDGFVVKLMKNVTWDDINVLAVWDLPMASDFGHVVLRNLTNGTEFLAPLPSSVNGTVIKGNGMPTMFNNCKVLADNYRVRWTLNEEEDVVEIGLEAAIGFLTYMAFGWANPNASSSFMIGGDVTVTGFKEDLSPFADDYFITKYSECMISKDGRVEGVCPDTIYEGSDPVGLVNNTRLVYGHRRDGVSFIRFRRPLKSIDTKYDLALNQKATMRVIWALGLIKPPDSLRPFYLPQNHGGSYGHLTLNISEHVDDCLGPLDAEDKQDQDLVIADKKEPLVVSTGPAVYYPNPPNPSKVLYINKKEAPLLRVERGVPVKFSIQAGHDVAFYITSDPLGGNATLRNISETIYFGGPEAQGVQASPTELTWAPDRNTPDLVYYQSLYAKKMGWKVQVVDAGLPDMYNNSVVLDDQQVTFFWTLAENSISIAARGEKKSGYLAIGFGRGMVNSYAYVGWVDDTGKGKVSTYWIDGTDASSIHPTNENLTHVRCKLENGIVTMEFTRPLRPSCDEDDKPECKNIVDPTTPLKVIWAMGAQWSDDHLSVRNMHSVTSSRPIRVLLMRGSAEAEEDLRPVLAVHGFMMFLAWGILLPGGILAARYLKHVKGDGWFQIHVYLQYSGLAIVFLGFLFAVAELRGLSFSSLHVKFGMLAIVLCIAQPVNAYLRPKKPAAGEEVSSKRHLWEYIHVIVGRGAIVVGVAALITGMKHLGERYDDEDVHRLMWALILWFLVGALTVMYLEYRERKRRRDRISGRSNWVLGSGEEEDIDLLSPSQAMAEKDSRSSDRMEVQLEPISR